The following proteins are encoded in a genomic region of Nitrospiraceae bacterium:
- a CDS encoding HAD family phosphatase has translation MIRAIIFDFNGVIADDETPHLICFQQALEEHGLSISKEEYYGAYLGMDERTCAAALLAARDGHCERQLLQTIIDRKAELFREYTVSHRPPLFPGVIEFVRQAGTRYRLAIASGGRREQITDALRDTPIEGDFAVIVSADDCAVGKPDPAIYSYTLKLLNAKEPRPPLVTAAECLVVEDSMAGIRSAKAAGMGVLAIATTYPLEKLSEADLVLPALNGAALGQVMDRFSSK, from the coding sequence ATGATTCGAGCGATCATTTTCGATTTCAATGGCGTCATTGCCGACGACGAGACGCCACACCTCATCTGCTTCCAACAAGCATTGGAGGAGCATGGGCTTTCGATCTCGAAGGAGGAGTATTACGGAGCTTATCTGGGGATGGACGAGCGCACCTGCGCGGCCGCCCTGCTTGCTGCAAGGGATGGTCACTGCGAGCGACAATTGCTTCAGACCATAATCGACCGAAAGGCGGAATTATTTAGGGAGTACACGGTCTCGCACCGACCACCGCTGTTTCCCGGAGTGATTGAATTCGTGAGACAAGCCGGAACGAGGTATCGACTGGCTATTGCCTCGGGCGGTCGTCGGGAACAGATTACGGACGCCCTGCGAGACACGCCGATCGAAGGGGACTTCGCGGTCATTGTCTCCGCGGATGATTGCGCGGTTGGCAAGCCGGACCCGGCAATCTATTCCTACACGCTCAAACTGCTCAATGCGAAAGAACCCCGCCCCCCTCTCGTCACGGCAGCAGAGTGTCTCGTCGTGGAGGATTCGATGGCCGGGATCCGGTCGGCGAAGGCAGCCGGCATGGGGGTCCTTGCGATCGCGACCACCTATCCCCTTGAAAAGCTGAGCGAAGCTGACCTCGTCCTTCCGGCTCTCAACGGAGCTGCACTTGGTCAGGTTATGGATCGCTTCTCGTCAAAGTAG
- a CDS encoding VOC family protein: protein METQLHRGLRHLALRVTNLARSRAFYEQLLGMKVVWEPDADNVYFSSGTDNLALHQIAKHELADYQPLKPQLLDHVGVILESPQAVDQMYRAVEPAIGRLGGSIAQPPKQHRDGSYSFYFCDPDGNVIQALYEPAISKLTWEVAGNS, encoded by the coding sequence ATGGAAACCCAGCTCCATCGTGGTCTTCGTCACCTCGCGCTCCGCGTGACGAACCTGGCCCGTTCACGCGCATTCTACGAACAGTTGCTTGGAATGAAGGTGGTCTGGGAACCGGATGCCGACAACGTGTATTTCAGTTCCGGGACCGACAATCTTGCCCTCCACCAGATTGCGAAGCACGAACTTGCCGACTACCAGCCGCTGAAACCGCAGTTGCTCGATCACGTCGGCGTGATTCTGGAGAGCCCGCAAGCAGTGGATCAGATGTATCGGGCCGTTGAGCCGGCGATTGGTCGCCTTGGCGGCAGCATTGCTCAACCACCGAAACAGCATCGTGACGGAAGCTACTCGTTCTATTTTTGCGATCCCGACGGCAACGTCATCCAAGCCTTGTACGAACCAGCGATCAGCAAGCTCACATGGGAAGTGGCGGGTAACTCGTGA
- a CDS encoding SUMF1/EgtB/PvdO family nonheme iron enzyme, producing the protein MRRLFAVMPLIFTFGLSPQLQAAESPSHSDPKTITGNDGAPMVLIPAGPFPMGVPPGDRDGGRDEYPRHEVRLDDYYIDKFEVTNGRYLEFVKATNHRVPQNPRNPTRNLWEGVAIRDSLVDRPVVNVDWADSDAYCRWTGKRLPTEAEWEKAAKGNHDWRFPWGNVEPTNKHLNYNQQWIGEKTLMPVGSYEAGKSPYGVYDMAGNVWEWVTDWYDANYYEKSPAKNPKGPETGTKRVLRGSGWQNETPTVRIFTRVDSDPAIRNESTGFRCAKDAK; encoded by the coding sequence ATGCGCCGCTTGTTCGCTGTCATGCCGCTCATCTTCACGTTTGGTTTATCACCTCAGCTCCAGGCTGCAGAATCTCCTTCCCATTCAGACCCTAAGACCATAACGGGGAACGATGGAGCACCCATGGTGCTCATTCCAGCGGGACCCTTCCCCATGGGCGTTCCACCCGGCGATCGAGACGGAGGCCGCGACGAATATCCCCGCCACGAGGTGCGGCTGGATGACTATTACATCGACAAATTCGAGGTGACGAACGGACGCTACTTGGAGTTCGTGAAGGCCACGAATCACCGCGTGCCGCAGAATCCCAGGAACCCGACCCGCAATCTCTGGGAAGGAGTCGCTATACGGGACTCCCTCGTGGACCGTCCTGTCGTCAACGTGGATTGGGCCGACTCCGACGCCTATTGTCGATGGACCGGCAAGCGTTTGCCGACCGAAGCCGAGTGGGAAAAAGCGGCCAAAGGCAATCACGATTGGCGCTTCCCCTGGGGAAACGTCGAACCCACGAACAAACATCTCAATTACAATCAGCAGTGGATCGGTGAGAAGACGTTGATGCCGGTGGGAAGCTACGAAGCAGGCAAGAGCCCCTATGGCGTCTATGATATGGCGGGCAACGTCTGGGAGTGGGTCACCGATTGGTATGATGCCAACTATTATGAAAAGAGCCCAGCTAAGAATCCCAAAGGCCCGGAAACCGGCACAAAGCGAGTGCTTCGCGGATCGGGATGGCAAAACGAAACCCCGACCGTCCGCATCTTCACGCGGGTTGACAGTGACCCTGCCATTCGGAACGAATCGACCGGATTTCGCTGCGCCAAGGATGCGAAATAG
- the rpsU gene encoding 30S ribosomal protein S21 has product MEIKVFNNNVEKALKVAKKKLAGEGLFRELKRRRYYEKPSVRKKAKQREAQRRRQKWLSKRKPE; this is encoded by the coding sequence ATGGAAATTAAGGTCTTCAATAACAACGTCGAAAAAGCGCTCAAAGTTGCGAAGAAAAAGCTCGCGGGGGAAGGGCTCTTCCGCGAACTGAAGCGACGGCGTTACTACGAGAAGCCGAGCGTCAGGAAAAAGGCCAAGCAGCGGGAAGCGCAACGGCGTCGTCAGAAGTGGTTGTCCAAGCGTAAACCCGAGTGA
- a CDS encoding sulfurtransferase TusA family protein has translation MQADVKLDTLGYFCPMPIIMTSKKIKELAVGQVLEVVSDDEGIKKDMPAWCDTTGHQMVGLEEEQAKSGPIYKAFVKKTK, from the coding sequence ATGCAAGCCGATGTGAAGCTCGACACGCTCGGATATTTCTGTCCCATGCCGATTATCATGACCTCGAAAAAAATCAAAGAGCTCGCCGTGGGGCAGGTGCTCGAAGTCGTATCTGACGATGAAGGCATTAAGAAAGACATGCCGGCCTGGTGCGACACCACCGGTCATCAAATGGTCGGACTCGAAGAAGAGCAGGCCAAGTCCGGGCCGATCTACAAGGCGTTTGTCAAAAAGACGAAATAA
- a CDS encoding PGPGW domain-containing protein: protein MMDGLIEKLQAIIPVKVLVGLTVASVIGFIGTLIAIPLILVRLPPDYFDTRVPRHWMKDHHPVLRMIGLVVKNAVGAIFFLAGFAMLFLPGQGILTMLIGISLMNFPGKQRLEAKLIGQPSVLSAINAMRNKFNKPPLIMSPDPSNDRTTVGA from the coding sequence ATGATGGACGGTCTCATCGAGAAGCTGCAAGCGATCATTCCGGTCAAGGTATTGGTCGGGCTGACGGTCGCGTCCGTGATCGGATTCATCGGCACCCTTATTGCCATCCCTCTCATTCTCGTCCGTCTTCCTCCTGATTATTTTGATACCCGCGTGCCGCGTCATTGGATGAAAGATCACCATCCTGTGCTGCGCATGATCGGGCTGGTCGTAAAAAACGCCGTCGGCGCCATCTTTTTCCTGGCGGGTTTTGCCATGCTGTTTCTGCCGGGCCAAGGCATCCTGACCATGCTGATCGGCATTTCGCTCATGAATTTTCCTGGAAAACAACGGCTGGAGGCAAAATTAATCGGCCAACCGAGTGTCTTGAGCGCGATCAACGCGATGCGAAACAAGTTCAATAAGCCACCGCTCATCATGTCACCGGATCCCTCGAATGATCGCACAACTGTCGGGGCGTGA
- a CDS encoding DsrE/DsrF/DrsH-like family protein, producing the protein MTTTQLDPAAALTDLQASKPERVTIVLLSGDLDRAMAAFIIATGAAAMGMQVTMFFTFWGLNTIRRKGATSAAKDWLRRMFGLLNKGGAESLPLSRFHFGGLGTRMMQKVMKQNRMPGVPELMQTALDLGVRFIACTTTMGLMGITKDTLIEGIDQFAGVTTYLAEAKQGSVNLFI; encoded by the coding sequence ATGACGACCACACAACTGGATCCCGCAGCCGCATTGACCGATCTCCAGGCCTCCAAACCGGAACGAGTCACAATCGTGCTGCTTAGCGGGGATTTGGATCGTGCGATGGCAGCCTTTATCATCGCGACCGGCGCTGCAGCGATGGGAATGCAGGTCACGATGTTCTTCACGTTTTGGGGTCTAAACACCATCCGCCGAAAAGGAGCGACGAGTGCGGCGAAGGACTGGCTCCGCAGGATGTTCGGCCTGCTCAATAAAGGCGGTGCCGAGAGCCTGCCACTCTCGCGGTTTCATTTTGGGGGCCTCGGAACCAGAATGATGCAAAAGGTCATGAAGCAGAATCGCATGCCCGGTGTGCCGGAACTCATGCAGACCGCGCTGGATCTCGGCGTACGTTTTATCGCCTGTACGACGACGATGGGCCTGATGGGAATCACCAAGGACACGTTGATCGAGGGGATTGATCAGTTCGCCGGTGTGACAACCTATTTGGCCGAAGCGAAACAAGGCAGCGTCAATCTGTTTATATAG
- the nth gene encoding endonuclease III: MRQKDIHAALRIVSREIRRWQEPVVGVVARESNRDPFRILISCLLSLRTKDKTTSEASGRLFTLADTPTTLVNVPLRRIERAIFPVGFYRTKAKSIRQICRRLLDVYGGVVPDSIDELVTLSGVGRKTANLVVTVGYGKPGICVDIHVHRICNRWGYVKTKTPEETEQALRKKLPKQYWITFNDLLVPYGQNLCQPVSPFCSQCKLVEYCDRVGVMKSR, encoded by the coding sequence ATGCGTCAAAAAGACATCCATGCCGCGCTGCGGATCGTGAGTCGTGAGATCCGGCGATGGCAGGAACCAGTCGTCGGTGTCGTCGCCCGCGAGTCGAATCGCGATCCCTTTCGCATTCTTATCTCCTGCCTCCTGAGTCTGCGGACCAAAGACAAGACGACCAGTGAGGCCAGCGGCCGGCTCTTCACATTGGCTGACACACCAACGACGCTAGTCAACGTGCCTCTCCGCCGGATCGAACGCGCGATCTTTCCAGTCGGATTTTATCGAACGAAGGCCAAGTCGATTCGCCAAATTTGCCGTCGTCTCCTGGATGTGTACGGCGGAGTCGTGCCCGACTCCATCGACGAGTTAGTCACACTCTCGGGAGTCGGTCGGAAAACGGCCAATCTGGTGGTGACCGTCGGCTACGGCAAACCCGGTATCTGCGTGGATATTCACGTCCATCGGATCTGTAATCGGTGGGGATATGTGAAGACGAAGACACCGGAGGAGACCGAACAGGCGTTGCGCAAGAAACTTCCAAAGCAATATTGGATCACGTTCAACGATCTGCTGGTGCCATACGGACAGAACCTCTGCCAGCCTGTCTCGCCCTTCTGCAGCCAGTGCAAGCTCGTCGAATATTGCGATCGAGTCGGGGTGATGAAATCGAGATAG
- a CDS encoding NAD-dependent epimerase: MAQAPILVTGVAGFIGFHVAKRLLEQGDRVIGLDNVNNYYDVRLKKARLAQLKPFRSFLFTKLDLANRSGMRRLFAKHPIKRVVHLAAQAGVRYSLVNPHAYTDSNIEGFMNILEGCRHAKVEHLVYASSSSVYGGNTHMPFSIHDNVDHPVSLYAASKKANELMAHCYAHLYRIPCTGLRFFTVYGPWGRPDMALFLFTKAILDGKPIEVFNHGKMRRDFTYIDDIVEGVIRTLDHPAMPDPTWSGDRPDPGTSSAPARIYNIGNHQSVELLRFIEVLEQALGKKAEKKLMPLQPGDVPATYADVDDLMRDVGFAPATPIEEGIGRFVKWYREFYKK; the protein is encoded by the coding sequence ATGGCACAGGCCCCTATCCTCGTAACCGGCGTCGCCGGCTTTATCGGGTTTCATGTGGCGAAGCGGTTGTTGGAACAAGGCGATCGGGTCATCGGGCTGGATAACGTCAACAACTATTACGACGTTCGATTGAAGAAGGCACGGCTGGCGCAGCTCAAACCGTTTCGGTCCTTCTTGTTCACGAAACTCGATTTGGCCAACCGGTCTGGGATGCGGAGGCTTTTTGCGAAGCACCCGATCAAGCGCGTGGTCCATCTCGCAGCACAGGCCGGCGTCCGGTACTCGCTGGTTAACCCGCACGCCTACACAGACAGCAATATCGAAGGGTTCATGAACATTTTAGAAGGGTGTCGGCATGCGAAGGTAGAGCATCTCGTCTATGCCTCTTCAAGCTCCGTCTATGGCGGAAACACGCACATGCCGTTCTCGATTCACGACAATGTGGACCACCCGGTGTCACTCTACGCAGCGAGTAAGAAAGCGAATGAATTGATGGCCCACTGCTATGCCCATTTGTATCGAATTCCCTGCACCGGTTTGCGGTTTTTTACCGTCTATGGTCCCTGGGGCAGGCCCGATATGGCGCTGTTCCTCTTTACGAAAGCGATCCTGGACGGCAAGCCGATCGAGGTCTTCAATCACGGAAAGATGCGACGCGACTTTACCTACATCGACGACATCGTCGAAGGTGTCATTCGGACGCTCGATCATCCAGCGATGCCCGACCCAACATGGTCGGGGGACCGACCAGATCCGGGAACCAGTTCTGCGCCAGCACGGATTTACAACATCGGGAATCACCAGTCGGTCGAACTCTTGCGCTTTATCGAGGTGCTGGAACAGGCATTGGGAAAGAAGGCGGAAAAGAAGTTAATGCCTCTCCAACCCGGTGACGTTCCCGCCACCTATGCCGATGTCGATGATCTTATGCGAGACGTGGGATTTGCACCGGCGACGCCGATAGAGGAAGGGATTGGGCGATTTGTGAAGTGGTATCGCGAGTTCTACAAAAAGTAA
- a CDS encoding cation:proton antiporter, whose protein sequence is MTDYGVLSNLLVIFTVSIAVVFLFHQFRLPSIAGFLVAGALIGPNGLHLIADIGTVQVLAEIGVVLLLFTIGIEFSLVQLASLRRLLFLAAPIQVGGVLAVAWLGATLAGLSWRQGIFWGFLLSLSSTAIVLKALADRGDSDSIHGRVTIGILIFQDLAVVPMMLLTPILASQGEGANLSILVTLGISVLLVGLVVGAAWYVVPRLLEHIVRSRSRELFLLTIIVLCLGIAWLTSLGGLSLALGAFIAGLVISESEYSHQAMAEVLPFRDSFNSLFFVSIGILMDWRVLVEHPFVVAGLLPAILLVKFVTGAGAALIVEAPPRSAFMAGIALAQVGEFSFLLAQQGQESGLLRGDPYQVFLAVSVLSMIITPFLMQWSPDIARRIEAVQRLRHWLPSRTTAHILQSEGKQIRIKDHVIIAGYGLNGRNLARVLSETEIPFVALDLDGDTVRREARHGVPIYYGDATNANVLRHAKIDDAKVLVVAISDPFITRRAVQIAKGLNPKLHIVVRTRYLRELEELHQLGADDVVPEEFETSIEIFALVLRTYNLPQDFVMRKAEQVRREGYALLRRSEMPELAHHLRGGTLTDAEVETCRIDDDSPAQGKTLAELSIRPRTGVSVIAWTRSGVTQSNPSEKTRLMAGDILVLLGSRAQIRRAMGLLIETGDE, encoded by the coding sequence ATGACTGATTACGGTGTCCTCAGCAACTTGCTCGTCATCTTTACGGTGTCGATCGCAGTCGTATTTCTCTTCCACCAATTTCGTCTCCCGTCGATCGCAGGATTTCTCGTCGCCGGTGCCTTGATCGGACCAAATGGGCTGCACCTCATCGCCGATATCGGCACCGTGCAAGTCCTGGCGGAAATCGGCGTGGTGTTGTTGCTCTTCACTATCGGCATCGAGTTTTCACTCGTCCAACTGGCCTCGTTGCGGCGACTCCTATTTCTTGCGGCACCGATTCAGGTCGGCGGGGTGTTGGCCGTAGCTTGGCTCGGGGCGACCTTAGCCGGTCTTTCGTGGCGCCAGGGGATCTTCTGGGGATTTTTACTCTCATTGAGCAGTACCGCCATTGTCTTGAAGGCCCTCGCTGATCGAGGTGACAGTGACTCGATTCATGGCCGAGTTACCATCGGGATCCTCATTTTCCAAGACCTCGCGGTGGTTCCCATGATGCTTCTGACCCCGATTCTAGCCAGCCAGGGGGAAGGCGCAAATCTCTCGATCCTTGTCACGCTGGGTATCTCCGTCCTCCTCGTCGGTCTCGTCGTCGGAGCGGCGTGGTATGTAGTGCCGAGACTGCTGGAGCATATCGTCCGCAGTCGGAGCCGTGAACTGTTCCTATTGACGATCATCGTGCTCTGCTTGGGTATCGCCTGGCTGACGTCATTGGGTGGTCTCTCTCTGGCGCTCGGAGCGTTTATTGCCGGACTCGTCATTTCAGAGTCGGAGTACAGTCATCAGGCCATGGCTGAAGTGTTGCCGTTTCGCGACAGCTTCAACAGTCTGTTCTTCGTATCGATCGGCATCCTCATGGACTGGCGTGTGTTGGTCGAGCATCCCTTCGTGGTCGCCGGCCTCCTTCCTGCCATCCTCCTAGTGAAGTTCGTCACGGGGGCCGGTGCGGCCTTAATTGTGGAGGCTCCGCCTCGTTCCGCGTTCATGGCAGGGATTGCCCTGGCCCAAGTTGGGGAATTTAGTTTCTTGCTGGCGCAGCAAGGGCAGGAGAGCGGGCTCCTGCGGGGCGATCCCTATCAGGTCTTCCTGGCGGTGTCCGTCCTGTCGATGATCATCACACCCTTCCTCATGCAGTGGTCGCCGGACATTGCTCGTCGCATTGAGGCGGTCCAACGACTGCGACATTGGCTGCCGAGCCGGACGACCGCCCACATCTTGCAAAGTGAAGGGAAACAGATTCGTATCAAAGATCACGTCATTATCGCCGGGTATGGGTTAAACGGGCGGAACCTTGCCCGGGTCTTGAGCGAGACGGAAATTCCCTTTGTAGCGCTGGATCTCGACGGCGATACGGTCCGTCGCGAAGCCCGTCACGGGGTCCCGATTTATTACGGGGACGCGACCAACGCGAATGTCTTGCGGCACGCCAAGATCGACGATGCGAAAGTGCTGGTCGTGGCGATTTCCGACCCCTTTATCACCAGACGGGCGGTGCAGATTGCGAAAGGTCTGAACCCTAAACTGCACATCGTTGTCCGGACCCGCTATCTACGCGAGCTGGAAGAGTTACATCAGCTGGGCGCGGACGACGTCGTACCGGAGGAATTCGAGACGTCGATCGAAATTTTCGCTTTGGTGCTCCGCACGTATAACCTGCCGCAGGACTTCGTCATGCGAAAGGCTGAGCAGGTTCGCCGAGAGGGTTACGCCTTGCTCCGCCGCAGCGAAATGCCGGAACTCGCGCATCATTTGCGCGGCGGGACATTAACTGACGCGGAAGTCGAGACCTGCCGGATCGATGACGATTCACCGGCGCAGGGAAAGACCTTGGCTGAGTTGTCGATTCGCCCTCGGACCGGCGTGTCGGTCATTGCTTGGACGCGGAGCGGCGTCACCCAATCGAACCCGTCGGAGAAAACCCGGCTGATGGCCGGTGATATCCTGGTCTTGCTGGGATCGAGGGCCCAAATCAGGCGGGCAATGGGTCTGTTGATAGAGACCGGAGACGAATAA
- the ftcD gene encoding glutamate formimidoyltransferase, with the protein MDRIVECVPNFSEGRNLTTVHALMNAVTSVPGVWLLDHTKDHDHHRAVLTFAGAPDAVAEAVFRAIRVAADLIDLRKHQGVHPRIGATDVVPFVPIQGTTMQECVVLAKQVGQRVGSELDIPVFFYEQAATHRDHASLESVRRGGLDGLAFRMQSDPDWAPDCGPSHLHPTAGAVVIGARPPLIAFNVNLRTTDLDVAKSIASTIRQSNGGVSHLKAIGVPLASKKMVQVAMNLTDHTITSMLTAFEAVSAQAEQRGVEVVGSEIVGLVPQAAMVQTASQSLRIEWFDPSQVLETRLALVLSGKGLGQTESPVSAELDGSTRSIASFAQSVAAATPVPAGGSVAAAVGALAASLGVMGAKLSQQSGAEHRLLAISQRLLHLVQADGEAYRQFMRAMKLPAQDPTRQTAMSTGLHMATEIPLENAELTTEAGVLLHACRKHAKQNVQSDIMVGIIMAIAATQAGLHTVTENLKAQTNQRLKSSLQTRVTRVTRRLEELKRLCYTPLPGRSVSPGKSRQASPEKAHRRQAWKLRSSITTSKKRSKLRRKSSRGKGSSAN; encoded by the coding sequence GTGGATCGAATCGTGGAATGTGTTCCGAATTTTAGTGAGGGTCGGAATCTCACGACCGTCCATGCCCTCATGAATGCCGTGACGTCGGTTCCGGGAGTCTGGCTGTTGGACCATACCAAAGATCACGACCATCATCGAGCCGTGCTGACATTTGCCGGCGCACCCGACGCCGTGGCCGAAGCGGTGTTTCGCGCGATTCGCGTCGCAGCCGACCTCATCGATCTGCGGAAGCATCAGGGTGTGCATCCGCGAATCGGAGCCACCGACGTCGTGCCGTTCGTGCCGATTCAGGGAACGACCATGCAGGAATGCGTGGTGCTGGCCAAGCAAGTAGGGCAGCGGGTGGGCAGCGAACTCGACATCCCGGTATTTTTCTATGAGCAGGCTGCGACGCATCGCGATCATGCATCGTTGGAGTCGGTTCGGCGTGGCGGGCTCGATGGCTTGGCCTTTCGGATGCAGTCCGACCCAGACTGGGCGCCGGATTGTGGCCCGTCGCATCTGCACCCGACGGCAGGTGCTGTTGTGATCGGAGCCCGCCCTCCGCTCATTGCCTTCAACGTGAACCTCCGGACGACCGATCTCGACGTGGCGAAGTCGATCGCGTCGACGATCCGGCAATCGAACGGCGGCGTGTCTCACCTAAAAGCCATCGGCGTCCCGCTCGCGAGCAAGAAGATGGTGCAAGTGGCCATGAATCTCACCGATCACACCATCACATCCATGCTAACCGCCTTTGAGGCAGTCAGCGCCCAGGCGGAACAGCGAGGTGTGGAGGTGGTCGGCAGCGAGATCGTCGGCCTGGTCCCCCAAGCGGCGATGGTCCAAACCGCCAGTCAGTCGCTCCGGATCGAATGGTTTGATCCGAGCCAAGTGCTGGAGACTCGATTGGCTCTCGTCCTGTCGGGCAAGGGCTTAGGGCAGACGGAATCACCGGTGTCCGCCGAACTCGACGGTTCGACTCGATCGATTGCTTCGTTTGCCCAATCGGTGGCTGCCGCGACGCCGGTTCCGGCCGGAGGCAGCGTGGCAGCCGCAGTCGGCGCATTGGCTGCGTCCCTCGGCGTCATGGGCGCCAAGCTGAGCCAACAGTCTGGAGCCGAGCACCGGTTGCTCGCGATCAGCCAACGCTTACTGCATCTCGTCCAGGCGGACGGCGAAGCCTATCGACAATTCATGCGGGCGATGAAGCTGCCGGCGCAGGACCCGACCCGCCAGACCGCCATGTCCACTGGGCTGCACATGGCGACGGAGATTCCGCTGGAGAATGCGGAGTTGACGACCGAAGCCGGGGTCTTGCTCCATGCCTGCCGAAAGCACGCAAAGCAGAATGTTCAGTCCGATATCATGGTCGGGATTATCATGGCGATTGCCGCGACTCAAGCGGGACTCCACACAGTGACGGAAAACTTGAAAGCTCAGACAAATCAGCGCCTTAAATCCTCACTCCAGACTCGCGTGACGCGGGTGACACGCCGCCTTGAGGAACTCAAGAGGCTATGTTACACTCCGCTCCCGGGTCGGTCGGTCAGTCCGGGAAAATCTAGACAGGCATCGCCTGAGAAAGCACATAGACGACAAGCATGGAAATTAAGGTCTTCAATAACAACGTCGAAAAAGCGCTCAAAGTTGCGAAGAAAAAGCTCGCGGGGGAAGGGCTCTTCCGCGAACTGA
- a CDS encoding aromatic ring-hydroxylating dioxygenase subunit alpha: MSTDLITEIKPSKNAPLLGFWYPGCLSSDLRAGALKGIVLLGLPIVVCRTSQGEVAALRDICPHRGMPLSFGRMEGDCVECAYHGWQFDKTGRCRSIPALVEDSPIQPEKIGIISYPCRERDGYVWVFIPDGQQPNQIVPDVPPLPLPSSPYRKIHISTILDCTIDDGIVGLMDPAHGPFVHQSSWWRTKASIHEKAKTFEPLPRGFRMVPHEPSKNSGPYKLLNFFYGGPLTTTIDFVLPNQRFEFVQCGSLFVSTRATVTPITEQQCRIDFTAAWNCFGWMPFSKSLFRYFANIFMTQDREAMERQAVGLRYKPALMLIDDADTPAKWYYKLKAAHLATIQTGQPFDHPLKERVTLRWKS; the protein is encoded by the coding sequence ATGAGCACCGACCTCATTACCGAAATCAAACCCTCCAAGAATGCGCCGCTGCTTGGATTCTGGTACCCCGGCTGTTTGAGTTCAGACCTCCGCGCCGGAGCTCTGAAGGGTATCGTGCTGTTAGGCCTTCCAATCGTGGTGTGTCGGACCTCCCAAGGCGAGGTTGCGGCCCTGCGCGACATCTGCCCGCACCGCGGCATGCCACTTTCGTTTGGAAGGATGGAGGGGGACTGCGTTGAATGTGCGTATCACGGCTGGCAATTCGACAAGACCGGTCGATGCCGCAGCATTCCAGCGCTGGTCGAGGATTCACCGATTCAGCCCGAAAAGATCGGGATCATCAGCTATCCTTGCCGTGAACGTGACGGCTATGTGTGGGTCTTCATTCCTGACGGTCAGCAGCCCAACCAGATCGTTCCGGATGTCCCGCCGCTCCCGCTGCCGTCTTCCCCCTACAGGAAAATTCACATTTCGACGATCCTGGACTGCACGATTGACGACGGCATCGTCGGCTTGATGGATCCGGCCCACGGCCCTTTCGTCCATCAAAGTTCGTGGTGGCGTACGAAGGCGAGTATCCACGAAAAGGCCAAGACCTTCGAACCGCTGCCCCGCGGCTTTCGCATGGTGCCGCATGAGCCCTCGAAGAACAGCGGCCCATACAAACTCCTGAACTTCTTCTATGGCGGTCCCTTAACGACGACCATCGACTTCGTTCTGCCCAATCAGCGATTCGAATTCGTCCAGTGCGGCTCGCTCTTTGTCTCCACGCGCGCGACCGTGACGCCGATCACCGAACAGCAATGCCGCATCGATTTTACCGCGGCCTGGAATTGTTTTGGCTGGATGCCATTTTCCAAGTCACTGTTCCGCTACTTCGCCAACATCTTCATGACGCAGGATCGAGAGGCGATGGAACGCCAAGCGGTGGGCTTGCGATATAAGCCGGCCTTAATGTTGATCGATGATGCAGACACGCCGGCGAAGTGGTATTACAAACTCAAGGCCGCCCATCTGGCCACAATCCAAACAGGCCAGCCCTTCGATCATCCCCTCAAGGAACGAGTCACGCTGCGCTGGAAAAGCTGA